Proteins from a genomic interval of Providencia stuartii:
- the tuf gene encoding elongation factor Tu — protein MSKEKFERSKPHVNVGTIGHVDHGKTTLTAAITTVLAKTYGGSARAFDQIDNAPEEKARGITISTSHVEYDTPTRHYAHVDCPGHADYVKNMITGAAQMDGAILVVAATDGPMPQTREHILLGRQVGVPYIIVFLNKCDMVDDEELLELVEMEVRELLSQYDFPGDDTPVIRGSALKALEGNPEWEAKIVELAEALDSYIPEPERAIDKPFLLPIEDVFSISGRGTVVTGRVERGIIKVGEEVEIVGIKETAKTTCTGVEMFRKLLDEGRAGENVGVLLRGTKREEIERGQVLAKPGSIKPHTTFESEVYILSKDEGGRHTPFFKGYRPQFYFRTTDVTGTIELPEGVEMVMPGDNINMKVTLIHPIAMDDGLRFAIREGGRTVGAGVVAKIIA, from the coding sequence ATGTCTAAAGAAAAATTTGAACGTTCAAAACCGCACGTTAACGTTGGTACAATCGGCCACGTTGACCACGGTAAAACTACCCTGACAGCAGCAATCACTACTGTTCTGGCAAAAACTTACGGCGGTAGCGCTCGTGCATTCGATCAAATCGATAACGCACCAGAAGAAAAAGCGCGTGGTATCACCATCTCTACTTCTCACGTAGAGTACGATACACCAACTCGCCACTACGCACACGTAGACTGCCCAGGACACGCCGACTATGTTAAAAACATGATCACCGGTGCTGCGCAGATGGATGGTGCAATCCTGGTTGTTGCTGCAACTGATGGCCCAATGCCACAAACTCGTGAGCACATCCTGTTAGGTCGTCAGGTTGGTGTTCCTTACATCATCGTTTTCCTGAACAAATGTGACATGGTAGACGACGAAGAGCTGTTAGAGCTGGTTGAAATGGAAGTTCGTGAGCTTCTGTCTCAGTACGATTTCCCAGGCGATGACACACCAGTTATCCGTGGTTCAGCTCTGAAAGCGCTGGAAGGCAACCCAGAGTGGGAAGCGAAAATTGTTGAATTAGCAGAAGCACTGGACAGCTACATTCCAGAGCCAGAGCGTGCAATTGACAAGCCATTCCTGCTGCCAATCGAAGACGTATTCTCAATCTCTGGTCGTGGTACTGTAGTAACAGGCCGTGTTGAGCGTGGTATCATCAAAGTGGGTGAAGAAGTTGAAATCGTTGGTATCAAAGAGACCGCGAAAACCACTTGTACTGGTGTTGAAATGTTCCGTAAGCTTCTAGACGAAGGTCGTGCAGGTGAGAACGTTGGTGTTCTTCTGCGTGGTACTAAGCGTGAAGAAATCGAACGTGGTCAAGTTCTGGCGAAACCAGGTTCAATCAAGCCACACACTACTTTCGAATCAGAAGTTTATATCCTGAGCAAAGATGAAGGTGGTCGTCACACTCCATTCTTCAAAGGTTACCGTCCACAGTTCTACTTCCGTACAACTGACGTAACCGGTACTATCGAACTGCCAGAAGGCGTAGAGATGGTAATGCCAGGTGACAACATCAACATGAAAGTTACCCTGATCCACCCAATCGCGATGGATGACGGTTTGCGTTTCGCAATCCGTGAAGGTGGCCGTACTGTAGGTGCGGGTGTTGTTGCAAAAATCATTGCATAA